The Paenibacillus uliginis N3/975 genome has a window encoding:
- a CDS encoding aminotransferase class I/II-fold pyridoxal phosphate-dependent enzyme encodes MSQDNQNRHPLRFETRLLHFGGEIDPTTGASSVPIYQASTFHHEDVFAPPVHDYSRSGNPTRQVLEDYIALLEGGVQGFAYASGMAAISSTFMMLSAGDHIIVTEDVYGGTYRLLTSILNRMGMECTFVDMTDLEQVKRALKSNTKAVYMETPSNPTLKITDIGAITAWAQNHGLLTILDNTFMTPYYQRPIEQGVDIVLHSATKFLGGHSDVLAGLAVARTESIGVQLKQLQNGLGTVLGVQDSWLLMRGMKTLGARMTHSEQSAAKLAAWLTGRNDIEAVYYPGLLNHPGREIHEKQCSGYGAVVSFDVGSGERAKKVLNAVRLPLVAVSLGAVESILSYPAMMSHAAMGEKVRHERGITDGLLRFSVGLEDIDDLIADLDGALGVFR; translated from the coding sequence ATGAGTCAAGACAACCAGAACAGACATCCCCTTAGATTTGAAACCAGACTGCTTCATTTCGGAGGAGAAATTGACCCCACAACGGGCGCTTCCAGTGTTCCGATTTATCAAGCCTCTACGTTCCATCATGAGGATGTGTTTGCCCCGCCGGTTCATGATTACAGCAGATCCGGCAACCCGACACGACAAGTGTTGGAGGATTATATAGCATTGCTGGAAGGCGGTGTTCAAGGCTTTGCCTATGCATCAGGTATGGCGGCAATCTCAAGCACATTCATGATGCTCTCGGCGGGAGATCATATCATCGTGACAGAGGATGTATACGGCGGTACATATCGATTGCTAACGAGCATATTGAACCGAATGGGCATGGAATGCACATTCGTGGATATGACCGATCTGGAGCAGGTGAAGAGAGCATTAAAATCCAACACAAAGGCCGTATATATGGAAACTCCTTCGAATCCGACATTAAAAATAACAGATATCGGCGCAATAACGGCTTGGGCTCAGAATCACGGACTATTAACGATACTGGATAATACTTTTATGACTCCGTACTATCAACGGCCGATTGAACAGGGAGTAGATATCGTTCTTCATAGCGCAACCAAATTTCTTGGAGGACACAGCGATGTGCTGGCAGGCTTGGCTGTTGCCCGAACCGAGAGCATTGGAGTGCAGCTGAAGCAGCTTCAGAATGGACTCGGAACTGTGCTTGGCGTACAGGATTCCTGGCTGCTGATGCGTGGCATGAAAACGCTGGGCGCACGTATGACACATAGTGAGCAAAGTGCTGCTAAACTTGCTGCATGGCTTACCGGACGAAATGATATTGAGGCGGTATACTATCCGGGTTTGCTGAATCATCCGGGACGCGAGATTCATGAGAAGCAGTGCAGCGGTTATGGTGCGGTCGTATCGTTTGATGTAGGATCAGGTGAACGAGCCAAGAAAGTGCTGAATGCGGTTAGACTGCCTCTGGTAGCTGTAAGCTTGGGTGCAGTAGAGAGTATTCTCTCTTATCCTGCAATGATGTCCCATGCTGCAATGGGAGAGAAAGTACGCCATGAACGTGGGATCACCGACGGGTTGCTTCGTTTTTCGGTCGGGTTGGAAGATATTGATGATCTTATTGCTGATTTGGATGGAGCACTTGGAGTGTTCAGATGA
- the mqnC gene encoding cyclic dehypoxanthinyl futalosine synthase translates to MSTVNSILDKALRGERLNLEDTVTLFESDEIEKIGHAANVMTKRLHPDPITTFVIGRNVNYTNVCDVYCRFCAFYRRPGHEEGYVLSDEEIFQKIQETEDVNGTEILMQGGTNPNLSFSYYTDLLRNIKKRFPNITMHSFSPAEIVKMMDVSGLSMEEVVRDLRDAGLDSLPGGGAEILDDRIRQKVSKLKGSWRQWMDVMQTAHKLGMNTTATMVIGLGESMEQRALHLLRIRDAQDECIQNGWNSKGFLAFIPFTFQPDNTNLKRERETPEAYLKSVAIGRLAIDNVPNLQSSWVTMGPEIGKLSLSYGCNDFGSTMMEENVVSSAGAVYKVNIESILKLIRESGNIPAQRNTKYDILRVFNDNSTVDRDFVMQN, encoded by the coding sequence ATGAGCACTGTTAATAGTATTCTGGATAAAGCGCTGCGAGGTGAGCGCTTGAATCTGGAAGATACCGTGACACTCTTTGAGAGTGATGAGATTGAAAAAATCGGTCATGCCGCCAATGTTATGACCAAACGGCTGCATCCTGATCCGATTACGACCTTCGTTATTGGACGGAACGTAAACTACACGAATGTGTGTGATGTGTACTGCCGATTCTGTGCTTTTTACCGCAGACCGGGACATGAAGAAGGATACGTATTGTCCGATGAGGAGATTTTCCAAAAAATTCAGGAAACTGAAGATGTGAATGGAACGGAGATTTTAATGCAGGGCGGAACCAACCCAAATCTATCGTTCAGTTACTATACGGATTTGCTTCGCAACATCAAGAAACGTTTTCCTAACATTACGATGCACTCCTTCTCACCGGCAGAGATTGTAAAAATGATGGACGTGTCAGGGCTTAGCATGGAAGAAGTTGTTCGTGATCTACGAGATGCTGGTCTGGATTCGCTGCCTGGCGGCGGGGCTGAAATTTTGGACGACCGTATCCGTCAGAAAGTCAGTAAGCTGAAGGGTAGCTGGCGCCAGTGGATGGACGTCATGCAGACGGCACACAAGCTTGGAATGAATACGACAGCAACTATGGTTATCGGGTTGGGTGAATCGATGGAGCAAAGAGCTCTTCATTTGCTTCGGATACGTGATGCCCAAGACGAATGTATTCAGAACGGATGGAACTCCAAGGGCTTCCTTGCCTTTATACCTTTTACCTTCCAGCCGGATAACACGAACCTGAAGCGCGAACGCGAGACGCCTGAGGCATACTTGAAATCAGTTGCGATCGGTCGTCTGGCTATCGATAATGTTCCGAATCTCCAATCCTCATGGGTGACGATGGGGCCGGAAATTGGCAAGCTGTCTCTGTCATACGGCTGCAACGACTTCGGTAGCACGATGATGGAAGAAAATGTGGTTTCTTCAGCTGGAGCGGTGTATAAAGTGAACATCGAGTCCATTTTGAAGCTGATCCGCGAGAGTGGTAATATCCCTGCCCAGCGGAACACGAAGTATGATATTCTGCGTGTGTTTAATGACAATAGCACCGTTGATCGCGATTTTGTGATGCAGAATTAA